The Marinobacter szutsaonensis sequence AATCACCTTCAGGCGCTGATCAATCAGGCCTACATCTTTGCGGTAGTCCGAATACAGCTGGACACCCGAGGCGATCAGGGTAAACACCGAGCTGAACAGAAGAATCCAGGCCAGCAGCCTGAAGGACAGGGGAGAGCCGCCTGTGCGCAATCGTTGGAAATGCTTCGACAAATTCGGCATGTCGTAAGTACAGCCACCCTGGAGGGAGAGGAAACCGGAGCCTTGATCACATCCCGAATATAGCAGTTGTCTTTGGCAAATTCCCTGCAAATGCAGGAAAACTGTAGCGAATTGTGCGACGGATTGGTGTTTTTGCGTATCTGTACGCGAAAGGCTGGTTTGACCTGGGTCAATACCCTGCATTCAGGGCCGGCGTAACCTGAGCTTAATCAAGTTTGATAAGTGAAGGAGAGCAGCTATGTATATGGACGCCGTGGTAATCGCAGGAATTGTAACGGTACTTCTGATGGTGGGCTTTTTCGTGGGTGTTGGTGTCTTCGTTATGAAAGACCAGAAGCAACACGGCCACCAGGGTAAAAAGCATCAGGGCAAGCATGGCGGAAAGCCGGTCTGACGATTCGAGATCATGGTCAGCAGGGAAGCTGAATCATCTCAAGCAAGGAAAAATTGGCGTCCCCTAGGGGGTTCGAACCCCTGTTGCCGCCGTGAAAGGGCGGAGTCCTAGGCCACTAGACGAAGGGGACGCAACGTTTTCAAAAGCTTGCCTCGTCGAGGTGGCGCGTATATTAAGTAAGCCTCGGGGCAGTGTCAACGCTTTTTATCAAAAAAATTCGGGCCGCTGTCGGGCGCCCGAATTTCGTTGTTGCTAGTGCTTGCCGACCGAATCCTTCAGGGCCGATTCCAGATCCTCAAAGCGAAAAACGAAACCTTCGTTCACAAGCCTTTGCGGCCTGGCATTCTGCCCGGTCAGTAACAGCCTCGCCATTTCGCCCAGCGCTACCTTCAGGACCGGTGCCGGTGCCGGGAACAGCGTGGGACGATGCAAAACCTTGCCCAGGGTCCTGGTGAATTTAGCATTGGTGACCGGGTTGGGGCTGACGACGTTATAAGGGCCTTGGGCGGTTTCAGTGTCGAGCATCCAGATCAACGCGTTCACGACATCCGTCCGGTGCACCCAGGGCATGTATTGCTCGCCACCCCCCAATCGGCCGCCGAGTCCAAGTTTGAAGGGCAGAAGCATTCTTTGCAGGAATCCGCCACCCGGGCCCGCGACCACCCCGGTCCGGGACAGGCAAACGCGGGTGTTGTTGCCAGCGAGTGCCATGGCGGCCTTTTCCCAGTCGTTACAAAGCCGGTGGGTGAATTCATCGTGGGGAGCGGTGTTTTCAGTGACTGGTGCCGCCCCCTGGTCCCCATAAAAGCCCACTGCGGAGCCGGAAACCATGACTTCCGGTAACTTCTCCCAGGTTCCGGCCAAATCTACGAGCTGTTCCGTCAGCCGGATCCGGCTATCCCTCAGAGCCTGTTTGCGGCTGGAGGACCAGCGCTTGTCGGCAATGCCTTCGCCGGCCAGATTGATCACCGCATCAAAACCGGAACCGGAGCGAAGCGAGTCAAGATCGTTGACAGCCTCGACCCGACCGCAGATCGCTTTGACGTTTTCCGGAGGTTGTCGGCTGTATACCCAGAGCCGGTCCCCACGTTTCAGCAGGCGGGGGCAGAGTTCTTTACCGATAAAACCGGTACCGCCGGTAATGAGAATCCGTTTTGCCATAGCCTTGTGCCTCCCTCAGTGCTCCCTGGTCAGGGTGCAGCACTCCCGATCTGTTCCAGTTGCAGAGTAACAACGTCCTTGATGGCCTGGCCAAGTAGCGGGTTTTCACCAATTGGTGGCGCAAGATGGATTTTTACGCCATGGTCTTTCTCGAGGTCCGCGATCATCGCCGGAACATCTTTTCTAAGGTGTCGGCCAGCAGCCAGAAACAGCGGAACGACGGTATACTCGCTGATATTCTCGGTAAGGCCTTCGGCAATGGTTTCCTCGAGGGACGGCGAGGCCAGCTCCATATAGGCAATTCTCGAGCCCGATACCGCCTGAAGGGTCGGTGCGGCCAGCTGTTCAAAGGTTTCGCACCAGCGTTTGTCGCTGCTTCCGTGGGCCAAAAGAACAATGCGGTGGTTGCTGGTCATTCATACTCCTGGGAATTCAGTTAGGGGAAACCCATCGTAATCCTGCACAATTGTGCGCTGCCTCAAGTCCAAGATAACAGGGTGTAGGTTAATGTTCGATTGGAAAGAGATTCTGGATTTCTGGTTCGGAGAGCTCGACGAGCAGGGGCTACCGGATCATTTTCACCGCAACCGCTGGTTCCGGTCAGACCGGAAGTTTGATCAGGAGGTGCGGCGCCGGTTTCTCTCCATGGTGCTCTTCGCATCCGAACAGGGTCTCGACCACTGGCGCAGCGAGCCGGGTGGTGCCCTGGCAGAAATTATCCTGCTGGACCAGTTTTCCCGGAACATCTTCCGGGGCGGGGCGCTCGCCTTCGAGCAGGACACCCTGGCGCGCAAGCTCTGCCGCCAGGCCATGCACAAAGGGTTGGATATGGCGCTCGTTCCGGTCCAGCGCGCTTTCCTCTATATGCCGTTGCAGCACTCCGAGCGCCTGGAGGACCAGGACCTCTCGGTCGAGTGCTACGGGCAGCTTGTGGCCACCACCAGCGGTATTCTGGGCGATTTCATGGCTAGTTTCCTGGAGTCGGCGGAAGAGCACCGGGCCATCATCCGAAAGTTCCGGCGGTTCCCCCACAGGAATCGGGCGCTGGGGAGAACGTCTACTCCCGAAGAGAAAGACTATCTCGATGGGGGGAAGTCTTTCGGACAGTAAAATTCCGATTATGTTCTTACGGCATTTGTTACCGTTTTGTATAAAAAGCGTACGATCAGACCGGTTTCTCATTTGGTCCTGATAGAATGAGCCAAAATTCAGGTAATCCGGCCATGCATGGTCCGGAATCGCCCCTTATTTTGTAACGGTGAATGAAGATGCTGAAACGCAGTCGGCGTATTGCTTTGTCCCTGTGTTTGCCCCTGTTGGCCATGACCAGCCTGCAGGCCCAGTCAGAAACCCTTGATGACCGTCTCCTGGAACGGATGGCCGAGTCCGCGCCCAGGCTGGATCCCCAGGTACTTTCCATGGCGTTCAATGCGTCCCGGTGCGCAATCGGAAGCGGTGTGGCCACGCCCGAGCGCCTGGCTGTCATCGACTTTTCCCTACCGTCGAGTGAAGAGCGTATGTGGATTTTCGACGTTCGCACCGGCGACCTTGTGCTCCGGGATCTCGTTGCCCATGGCCGGAAATCCGGGAATTTCCGTTCTACGGCATTCTCCAATGTCGAGGGCAGCAACATGTCCAGTATCGGCCTGTTCCGCGCCAGCGAATCCTACTATGGAAAGCACGGCTACTCCCTGCGCCTGGACGGACTGGAGCCGGGCGTGAATGATCTGGCCCGTCAGCGTGCCATCGTCATTCATGGCGCGGACTATGTGAGTGACAGCTGGGTGGATCAGTACGGTCGTATCGGCCGCAGCCTGGGTTGCCCGGCAGTGGATAACCAGGTCATTGAAGAGGTGGTCGACAATCTCAAGGGCGGTCAGCTGGTCTTCAAGTATTATCCGGATCAGGAGTGGTTGCAGAGTTCCAGCTTCCTGCACTGCGACGACACCCAAATGGCTGCGGCTGCCGGTAATGAGGCAGGGCAGAGTTGATCTCCCTGCCTGAAAATTCAACGAATTGCGTGGGATGTGAGCAATTTTTCCGGTCCTGTAAAAAAGTTGAAAAAAGAGGTTGACGGCCGGAGTCTGATCCGTAGAATACGCCTCCGTTGACGGCAATAACCGTTCAGCAATGCGGGAATAGCTCAGTTGGTAGAGCACAACCTTGCCAAGGTTGGGGTCGCGAGTTCGAATCTCGTTTCCCGCTCCAGATTCCGAAACCCGGCTTTGAAAAAAGCCGGGTTTCTTCATTTCAGGGCTCCGCTCAGGCGCAGCGTCCGAACCTCCTCTCGGTTATACTCGGCAGCCATACCCAATTCTTCTCAGGACGGGAGGCGCGCAGCATGCAAATCCACTCGCTTTACATCTATCCGGTGAAGTCGCTGGCCGGCATCCAGGTTGACTCCTTTGATATGGATGATTTCGGACCGGAAGGGGATCGGCGATGGATGATCGTGGATGAGGAGCGTCGTTTCGTTACCCAGCGCAGTTATCCCCAGTTGGCACGGATCAAGGCCCGATTTTCGGAGGGCCGTGCCGAGGTGGATATTCCGGGGGAGGGCGTCTTCCGGCTTCAATCAACCGAGGAAACATTTCCGGTACTGGTCTGGCGTGACTGGGTGAAGGCCCGATTGGGTGAATCGGACGCCAGCGACGCACTTTCCCGGTTCTGTGGCCAGGCGTTCCGGTTTGTCTACATGGCGGATGAGACTTTCCGCCGGGTAGACGCGGATCGCGTCGGTGACTACCGCCGGGTCGGATTTGCAGACGGCTTTCCGTTCCTGATCACGAATCTGGCATCGCTGGAAGAGCTGAACGGTCGGTTGGAGCAGCCGGTAACAATGCGCCGATTCCGCCCCAATATTGTGGTTGAAGGCGCTGAGCCCTGGGCTGAGGATGACTGGCGCGAATTACAGATCGGCGAGCGGCAATTCCGGCTGGTAAAGCCCTGTTCCCGCTGTATCATGACCACCGTCGATCCGGACCGGGGCTTGAAAGACCCTTCAGCCCAGCCGCTACGCACGCTCTCAGGGTACCGTCGTACCGGGGAAGGCGTCATCTTCGGCATGAATGCCATTCACGACCAGCCCGGCAGCATCCGTGTCGGTGACCCTGTAAGCATTATCAGAATGGAGAATTCCTGAACGTGCCTTTGTTAACTCTGGATTCGGTTTCCCTTGCCTATGGTATGCATCCGCTGCTTGATCACGCCTCTCTGGTGATCGAGGCCGGTGAGCGTGTGTGCCTTCTGGGTCGTAATGGTGAAGGCAAGTCCACCCTGCTGAAGATCGTCAGTGGTGAAGTGACGCCGGACGGTGGCACCGTCCGCCTGGACGACGGTGCGGTACTGGCGGTACTGCCGCAGAACCTGCCATCTGACGATACCCGCACCGCATATGATGTGGTGTCCGGGGCGTTCCCGGAGACCGGGGAGTTGCTGGCGGAGTTTCATCGGCTTTCACAGCAGGCGGACGAGGCCAGCCTGGACAAGATGACAAAGGTACAGGAGCGTCTCGAGGCCCTGGACGGTTGGCGACTGGACCAGAAGGTCACCACTATTCTCGGTCAATACGGCATCGATCCTGACCGGCGCCTGAACACTCTCTCCGGGGGCTGGCAGCGCAGGGTTTTGCTGGCGCGTGCCCTGGTGGCCGAGCCTGACATCCTGCTGCTGGACGAGCCGACGAACCATCTGGATGTGCCCGCCATCGCGTGGCTTGAAGAGGCGTTGTCGCAATTCCGCGGGGCTATGCTGTTTGTCAGCCACGACCGTGCGTTCATCCGCCGTATGGCAACCCGGATCGTTGAGCTGGATCGCGGCAAGCTGGTCAGCTTCGCGGCTACCTACGATCGCTACCTGGAGCTCAAGGAAAAGGCGCTGGAGGAAGAAGAGCGCCAGAACGCGCTGTTCGACAAACGCCTCAAACAGGAGGAAGCGTGGATTCGCCAGGGCATCAAGGCACGGCGGACCCGCAATATGGGCCGGGTAAGGGCGTTGAAGGCCATGCGCGAGGAACATCGTCAGCGCCGGGTCCGGGGCGGAACCGCAAGCTTTGCCGTGGAGGAGGCGGACCGCTCCGGTAAGCTTGTGGTAGAAGCCAATGACGCAGGGTTCGCCTATCCCGATGGTACCAAGGTGATTCGGGATATGAATCTGACCATTCTCCGTGGCGACAAGATCGGTCTGGTGGGTGAAAACGGTACCGGCAAGACGACACTGGTACGTCTGCTGCTGGGCGATCTCAAGCCCACCGAGGGGACTATTCGTCTCGGGACGAACCTGGAAGTGGCCTATTTCGATCAGTTGCGTGGCGAGCTTGATCTTGAACGCAATGCCCTGGATAACCTCTCCGAAGGGCGGGAATTCATCGAAATCAATGGCCAGAGCAAGCACGTGCTGGGTTACCTGCAGGAATTCCTGTTTACCCCGGAGCGGTCAAGGTCCCCTGTTCGGGTATTCTCGGGCGGTGAGCGGGCCCGTCTGCTACTCGCCAAGCTGTTCAGTAAGCCGGCCAACATCCTGGTGCTGGACGAGCCCACGAATGACCTCGATGTGGAAACGCTTGAGCTGCTGGAAGAGCAGCTATCCGAGTTCAAGGGTACCGTCATCGTGATCAGTCACGACCGTGAGTTCCTGGACAACGTGGTGACCGAGACCATCTTCCTGGACGGCACCGGCAGGGTTCGGGAGTACGTGGGCGGTTATTCTGACTGGCGGCGCCAGGGAGGTCGTTTTCCCTCGGAGCAGGGCGGCAACCGGCCGGATAAGCAGGATAAACAATCGAAATCGGGAGAGCCCGCGAAGGGCGATGCCGCTGCGTCGAAGCCAGCTGCGAAAGCCAAGCCCGTCAAGCTCAGTTACAAGCTCAAACTGGAGCTGGAGCAGCTTCCTGGCAAAATTGAAGCGCTTGAACAGGAAGTGGCAGAACTGCAGGAAACCATTTCAGGATCGGATTTCTATTCCGGGCCAGCCGAGGAAGTCTCTGCCACCCTGCAGAAACTGACGGAGGCGGAGCAAAAACTGGAGCAGACGATCGAGCGCTGGATGGAGCTGGAAGAGCAGGCGGGTCAGTAAACTGAAGGGCGGCCTATCGGGCGCCCTTCAGTATCAACCGTCCACCGGTTCAGTGAATGCGCACCGCCAGAACATCACATTCCGTGCCGTGGAGAACACCGTTGGCTGTGGAGCCGAGCAGCAGCTGGAAGCCTTTGCGGCCATGGCTGCCGACAATGACCAGGTCCACCTCCTGTTCTTTTGCCAGACGGTGGATCTCGGATTCAGGGCGACCCACGGTAACAACCTGGTCGTCCTTCGCCACGCCGTACTCATCCCCATATTTAGCCAGCTGCTCCTTGGCAGCCTTGTCGAGCTGATCCTGGAGCTCGGTCAGGTCCATGGGAATGTCGCCGCCATAGGCATAGCCCACCGGTTCAACAACATGTACGAGCATCAGTTCGGCGCCGTGGGCGCTGCTGACTGCTTTTGCCTTGTTCAGCACCTGCGGAGCTTCTTCCGTCAGGTCAATGGCAACGAGCATTTTCTTATAGGCGGACATCGCATCACTCCTTCGCATCGGGCTTACATAGGAAATAGTAGTCCAAATCTAATCGAAAGAGTGTAGCGGGAAACTGACAGGTATCAATACAGGGGCGGAAAAAAATGAAGTCTGACGGGGAATTACACCCCGTCAGAGCTCGGTGGCCAATCAGGAAGCGGGATTCTGCAAAAGGTCGATGGTGGTGGCCAGGCTGTTGAGGATGCCCTTGGAGTAGCGATCAATCACGAAGCCGACATTCTTTTCGTTGTAGTTGATGTAGGAGCCACGGATGAACTGCCACTTGGATCCGATGTCCTCCAGAAGACTCTTCAATTCTCCCTGGGCCGGGCCCTGCTGCACGGTCGCAAGTAGCTCGTCGAATTCGCGGGCCTGTTCATCAAGGGAGGTCTCGGTATCCGAGCCCTGGAAGGTCTGGGTGACAGCTGAGTTGCTCCGCACCGAGTACTTGGCCATCATCTGGGCCATCTTCACCGCGGCCATCCGTGCCGCTTCAACCCTCGGGTTGGTATCGGTTTCGCTGCTTTCCCGGGCGGCAGTGTAGAGCTCGGTGGCCATGTTGTTCATGGTCAAAGCCTGGTTTGCCATGTCCGAGACAAGCCGCAGGTCCGGGTAGCCGCGATTGCGCACATCATTGATGTTGTCACGCATCAGCGCCTTGAACTTGTCAAATTCCTGATTGAGCGCTTCGATCTGCTCTCCGGAAAGCACGTCGGCCGTGCTCTGACTGACACTGTTCATGGCATCGTTGGCGGTGTTGATACCCACCACAATTTCATTCAGGGTGTCGGTGTCTCCGGTCCCGCTGAAACGGTAGTAGGCATCCAGTGCCATGTAGTTGCTGATACGGAAGTTGTGCAGGTCAGACAGGAAGCTGCCGGAGGCCTCCTGGGCCTTCGCTCCCAGGGACGCAATCGCTAGCGCGATCAGGCCGATGGCAAGGGATACAAATCGCAGGCGGGCGTCTTTCATCGGATGACTCTCCGTAAAACTGTGTTGTTATTGTCGACCAAAGTCGCACTTCGAAGGTAAATTAACTGTACCGACCAAGCAAGCGCTTTTGCCGGCAACGGAGGCGGCAATTGTCAATTACTATGAAATCAGTGTGACAGGGATCACTTTAATCAGTCGGTTGCAGTTATCTCCTTGATATACAACAAATCAGATGTTCTGCCCTTGGGGTGCCTCCGTTCTGGCGGAGACTTTTGCATGCCTTCAGCAAGAAACAAATTGACAAACGCTCGGTTTTTTTTCATCGTGTGCCCTCACGATTCAAACGACTGTATGAATTTTTGGATCGGAAGATCGGGCAGTGACCGAAATCTCGCTGCACGGGCGGCCGCTGAGACGGATCAGGTCCGGCGGCTGTCAGCAGTTCCAAACACAGACTGGAGATCAGTTGATGATTTACGAAGGTAAAGCCATCACGGTTAAAGAGATCGAAGGCGGGATCGCTCAGTTGAACTTCGACTTGCAGGGCGAGTCAGTCAACAAGTTCAACCGTCTCACCATTGAAGAGCTTGGTGCCGCAGCCGAAGCACTCAAGTCCCAGAAGAATCTGAAGGGTCTGGTCGTCACCAGCTCCAAGGACAGCTTCATTGTCGGTGCGGATATCACCGAGTTCACCGAACTGTTTGCCGGTTCCGAGGAAGACCTCGTGGCCAACAACCTCAAGGCCAACGAAGTATTCAACGCGATTGAGGACCTGCCGGTCCCGACCGTTACCGCCATCAACGGTATCGCGCTGGGTGGTGGTTTTGAAATGTGTCTGGCAACCGACTACCGGGTTATGGCCCCGAAGGCCAAGGTAGGTCTGCCGGAAGTGAAGCTGGGCATTTTCCCGGGCTTTGGCGGCACCGTACGCCTGTCCCGTCTGGTTGGCGTGGACAATGCCGTCGAGTGGATTGCCGGTGGTACCGAGAACCGTGCCGATGCTGCTCTGAAGACCGGTGCTGTGGATGCAGTCGTTGAGGCTGACAAGCTGGTGGACGCTGCTGTAGCCATCATCAACCAGTGCAACGAAGGCAAGCTGGACCACATGGCTCGCCGGGAAGAGAAGAAGGGCAAGATCAAGCTCAACGCCATGGAAAGCATGATGGCGTTCGAGATCTCCAAGGCGTTCGTGGCCGGCAAGGCTGGCAAGAACTACCCGGCGCCGGTGGAAGCTATCAAGACCATGCAGAAGCATGCCAGTCTGACCCGCGACAAGGCAATCGAAGTAGAAGCCAAGGGCTTCGCCAAGATGGCCAAGACCAACGTCGCCGCTTGTCTGGTTGGCCTGTTCCTGAACGACCAGGCCCTGAAGAAGAAAGCCAGTGCCTGGGAGAAGGAAGCCTCTGATGTGAACCTGGCCGCCGTACTGGGCGCCGGCATCATGGGTGGCGGTGTGGCATTCCAGTCCGCACTGAAAGGCACCCCGATCATCATGAAGGACATCAATCAGGACGGCATCAAGCTGGGTCTGAATGAAGCCAAGAAGCTGCTGTCCAAGCGTGTTGCCAAGGGCAAGATGAACGCCGACAAGATGGGCGATGTCCTGAACAACATCACACCGACCCTGAACTACGGTGATTTCAAGAACGTAGACCTGGTTGTTGAAGCAGTTGTTGAAAACCCGAAGGTGAAAGATGCAGTTCTGCGCGAGACCGAAGATACGGTTCGCGAAGACACCATCCTGACCTCCAACACCTCCACTATCTCCATCAACCTTCTGGCCAAGAACCTGAAGCGTCCGGAGAACTTCTGTGGCATGCACTTCTTCAATCCGGTGCATATGATGCCGCTGGTTGAGGTTATCCGTGGCGAGAAAACCAGTGATCGCGCCATCGCGACCACCGTTGCCTACGCCAAGGCCATGGGCAAGACTCCCATCGTGGTCAACGACTGCCCGGGCTTCCTGGTTAACCGTGTTCTTTTCCCGTACTTCGGTGGTTTTGCCGCGCTGGTACGTGACGGCGCCGACTTCCAGAAGATCGACAAGGTTATGGAAAAGTTTGGCTGGCCCATGGGCCCGGCCTACCTGCTCGACGTGGTCGGCATGGACACCGCCAGGCACGCCAATGAAGTGATGGCAGATGGCTTCCCGGATCGCATGAAGGCCGACTTCAAGTCCGCCATCGACGTGATGTTCGAGAACGACCGTTACGGCCAGAAGAACGACAAGGGCTTCTACCGCTACGAAGAAGACAAGAAGGGCAAGCCGAAGAAGGTTGTCGACGAAGAAACCTACAAGCTGATCGAGCCTGTGGTTAACGGAAGCAAGGACTTTGACGAGGAAGAGATCATCGCCCGCATGATGATCCCCCTGTGCCTGGAAACCGTTCGCTGCCTGGAAGACAACATTGTTGAAGACCCGGCCGATGCAGACATGGGCCTGATCTACGGTATCGGTTTCCCTCCGTTCCGTGGTGGTGCTCTGCGCTACATCGACGACATGGGCGTCGACAAGTTCGTCGAACTGGCAGACAAGTATGCAGATCTTGGTCCGCTTTACGCGCCGACCGAGAAGCTGCGTGAAATGGCCAAGACTGGCAAGAAGTTCTTTGGCTAACCCTAACGAGATTTCCGAACGGAGAAAGATCTATGAGCCTTAATCCGAGAGACGTTGTCGTCGTCGATT is a genomic window containing:
- a CDS encoding TIGR01777 family oxidoreductase — its product is MAKRILITGGTGFIGKELCPRLLKRGDRLWVYSRQPPENVKAICGRVEAVNDLDSLRSGSGFDAVINLAGEGIADKRWSSSRKQALRDSRIRLTEQLVDLAGTWEKLPEVMVSGSAVGFYGDQGAAPVTENTAPHDEFTHRLCNDWEKAAMALAGNNTRVCLSRTGVVAGPGGGFLQRMLLPFKLGLGGRLGGGEQYMPWVHRTDVVNALIWMLDTETAQGPYNVVSPNPVTNAKFTRTLGKVLHRPTLFPAPAPVLKVALGEMARLLLTGQNARPQRLVNEGFVFRFEDLESALKDSVGKH
- a CDS encoding universal stress protein; this translates as MSAYKKMLVAIDLTEEAPQVLNKAKAVSSAHGAELMLVHVVEPVGYAYGGDIPMDLTELQDQLDKAAKEQLAKYGDEYGVAKDDQVVTVGRPESEIHRLAKEQEVDLVIVGSHGRKGFQLLLGSTANGVLHGTECDVLAVRIH
- a CDS encoding murein L,D-transpeptidase catalytic domain family protein; translation: MTSLQAQSETLDDRLLERMAESAPRLDPQVLSMAFNASRCAIGSGVATPERLAVIDFSLPSSEERMWIFDVRTGDLVLRDLVAHGRKSGNFRSTAFSNVEGSNMSSIGLFRASESYYGKHGYSLRLDGLEPGVNDLARQRAIVIHGADYVSDSWVDQYGRIGRSLGCPAVDNQVIEEVVDNLKGGQLVFKYYPDQEWLQSSSFLHCDDTQMAAAAGNEAGQS
- a CDS encoding DUF924 family protein; translation: MFDWKEILDFWFGELDEQGLPDHFHRNRWFRSDRKFDQEVRRRFLSMVLFASEQGLDHWRSEPGGALAEIILLDQFSRNIFRGGALAFEQDTLARKLCRQAMHKGLDMALVPVQRAFLYMPLQHSERLEDQDLSVECYGQLVATTSGILGDFMASFLESAEEHRAIIRKFRRFPHRNRALGRTSTPEEKDYLDGGKSFGQ
- a CDS encoding CbiX/SirB N-terminal domain-containing protein, producing MTSNHRIVLLAHGSSDKRWCETFEQLAAPTLQAVSGSRIAYMELASPSLEETIAEGLTENISEYTVVPLFLAAGRHLRKDVPAMIADLEKDHGVKIHLAPPIGENPLLGQAIKDVVTLQLEQIGSAAP
- a CDS encoding MOSC N-terminal beta barrel domain-containing protein, with the protein product MQIHSLYIYPVKSLAGIQVDSFDMDDFGPEGDRRWMIVDEERRFVTQRSYPQLARIKARFSEGRAEVDIPGEGVFRLQSTEETFPVLVWRDWVKARLGESDASDALSRFCGQAFRFVYMADETFRRVDADRVGDYRRVGFADGFPFLITNLASLEELNGRLEQPVTMRRFRPNIVVEGAEPWAEDDWRELQIGERQFRLVKPCSRCIMTTVDPDRGLKDPSAQPLRTLSGYRRTGEGVIFGMNAIHDQPGSIRVGDPVSIIRMENS
- a CDS encoding ATP-binding cassette domain-containing protein yields the protein MPLLTLDSVSLAYGMHPLLDHASLVIEAGERVCLLGRNGEGKSTLLKIVSGEVTPDGGTVRLDDGAVLAVLPQNLPSDDTRTAYDVVSGAFPETGELLAEFHRLSQQADEASLDKMTKVQERLEALDGWRLDQKVTTILGQYGIDPDRRLNTLSGGWQRRVLLARALVAEPDILLLDEPTNHLDVPAIAWLEEALSQFRGAMLFVSHDRAFIRRMATRIVELDRGKLVSFAATYDRYLELKEKALEEEERQNALFDKRLKQEEAWIRQGIKARRTRNMGRVRALKAMREEHRQRRVRGGTASFAVEEADRSGKLVVEANDAGFAYPDGTKVIRDMNLTILRGDKIGLVGENGTGKTTLVRLLLGDLKPTEGTIRLGTNLEVAYFDQLRGELDLERNALDNLSEGREFIEINGQSKHVLGYLQEFLFTPERSRSPVRVFSGGERARLLLAKLFSKPANILVLDEPTNDLDVETLELLEEQLSEFKGTVIVISHDREFLDNVVTETIFLDGTGRVREYVGGYSDWRRQGGRFPSEQGGNRPDKQDKQSKSGEPAKGDAAASKPAAKAKPVKLSYKLKLELEQLPGKIEALEQEVAELQETISGSDFYSGPAEEVSATLQKLTEAEQKLEQTIERWMELEEQAGQ
- the fadB gene encoding fatty acid oxidation complex subunit alpha FadB codes for the protein MIYEGKAITVKEIEGGIAQLNFDLQGESVNKFNRLTIEELGAAAEALKSQKNLKGLVVTSSKDSFIVGADITEFTELFAGSEEDLVANNLKANEVFNAIEDLPVPTVTAINGIALGGGFEMCLATDYRVMAPKAKVGLPEVKLGIFPGFGGTVRLSRLVGVDNAVEWIAGGTENRADAALKTGAVDAVVEADKLVDAAVAIINQCNEGKLDHMARREEKKGKIKLNAMESMMAFEISKAFVAGKAGKNYPAPVEAIKTMQKHASLTRDKAIEVEAKGFAKMAKTNVAACLVGLFLNDQALKKKASAWEKEASDVNLAAVLGAGIMGGGVAFQSALKGTPIIMKDINQDGIKLGLNEAKKLLSKRVAKGKMNADKMGDVLNNITPTLNYGDFKNVDLVVEAVVENPKVKDAVLRETEDTVREDTILTSNTSTISINLLAKNLKRPENFCGMHFFNPVHMMPLVEVIRGEKTSDRAIATTVAYAKAMGKTPIVVNDCPGFLVNRVLFPYFGGFAALVRDGADFQKIDKVMEKFGWPMGPAYLLDVVGMDTARHANEVMADGFPDRMKADFKSAIDVMFENDRYGQKNDKGFYRYEEDKKGKPKKVVDEETYKLIEPVVNGSKDFDEEEIIARMMIPLCLETVRCLEDNIVEDPADADMGLIYGIGFPPFRGGALRYIDDMGVDKFVELADKYADLGPLYAPTEKLREMAKTGKKFFG